One genomic segment of Chitinophaga sancti includes these proteins:
- a CDS encoding non-ribosomal peptide synthetase yields the protein MNKDEILMAYKNGQFSTVEAAAKLRKLKQVTHDMPLSEGQQGLWALQKITPALSAYNVPLCLRIGTSLDLPALQQAFNFLFIQHPVLATLFKEVDGKVYQVTDTGIIPEFHHKSVAGWKKEDVVVFLKEQAKQPFSLDKGPLARMHVVSLAGNEHFVMITVHHIVFDGGSIYPLLKTFIDAYLQLLSGKRLKPVPAVADFMNYVALEQTMLSHDAGRKQLVYWEEQLGGELPKLELPADIPRAVSNNMHTESIRITLPASLANKIRTFAVQQQLNLSVVFLGIFKALLYRYTGEPDIIVGMPVTVRPEERFDAMVGLFVNMVAVRSRQMDRLTFTSFLKQLQLTLAEGVDNAAYPFALLFKQLNVSRADAGAPIFQVAYAYQNVFAADGIPALLANYDHVLPLEWVEAIHQEAGYEVELEVFELKEGFALQLKYNANVWSFDAISQMMDHYLMLAEGIVADPALKLHEYPLLSAEAESSVNDLLRSPVAHHQDDRCFHEMVTAIAAARPEAIALLYKDYSISYKELEERANQLAAYLIRRGLKQEQPVGVYLDRSPAAVISFLAIIKAGGVYLPLDSAHPSDRLEFMMKDAGMKFLISESALQERLPDIGASLVLLDRDNTLILEEKNSAPPLKIPLTALAYIIYTSGSTGMPKGVMVEHKGLPNLIRVQNNLFGVGNNSAVLQFASLCFDAAVWEICMALGLGSTLVLADKESLVPGEKLFETLTRYKVTHVTLPPSVLAVLPQRELPALTTIVVAGEACPDKLVKEWSTGRRFYNAYGPTEYTVCASVSAALDGTCKPDIGKPVDNTRFYILDAYGNSQPVGIPGELCIGGRGLARGYINRPELHKEKFIAAGGNNKISENIYKTGDIVRLLHNGNVEFLGRIDTQVKVRGFRIELEEIESHICTYSGIQNSVVVVNNQQGNNQLIAYYTADPVAEVSDNIAQELRTHLLAGLPEYMVPHVFIKLTSIPLTVNGKIDRKALAGRKLKVNKPATQPAPQSGLEKKILAIWQDILKTTQIGMEDGFFEAGGDSISAVILAERISKELHCEFTPTTLFRYSNIREISQHLSAHNPLADREIERGEQEKPAEFSAQQQNEALPDYYKDSVAIIGMSCSFPGADNKITFWENLCAGNESLRFLSAEELSALGIDHKTIHHPDLVAVQSPITNKAGFDPAFFNISPKDAALMDPQLRHLLLHSWSAVEDAGYHIKEVTDTGVFMSGSNNMYQGLLPATTTGPARIMEDSDEYVSLLLAQGGTIPTMISYKLGLKGPSLFVHANCSSSLVALHTAYQHLRNGEIKHALVGGATIFATDMAGYIHQHGLNFSSDGHCKTFDAAADGMVAGEGAAVVFLKRAVDAVNDGDHIYSLLRGIALNNDGADKVGFYAPSVKGQAAVIKNVLETTKIDPASIIYVEAHGTGTKLGDPIELAALSEVYETYTDKKQFCGIGSVKTNIGHLDTAAGLAGFIKLALGLQHRYIPPTINFTNANRDIDFVNSPFYVADKAIKPAQRGIPERAALSAFGLGGTNAHAILEAFTPLSGSLDRGQGNDRTYIIPLSARNKERLLAYASLIYWFVAKKCNNDQLDPVLLRDGIQAMVAQATGVDNSSIGADQDLSELGMDAFRISRLLHDINDRWGVMLAVKDVTQFFTIGDLVADVMGQRCADEVAVGRKEEFSLPDFAYTLQVGRVVMDYRVAFLVEEASDLLTQLRQFVAGNETAPRWFTGEGKSAAGSGQLIKNEEDARELMEKWIERKKFDRIAELWAGGFAVEWDLLYKVSRPGRMSLPTYPFIMDPYWVPVMSVTVKDNNTNYGREVLHPLLHKNTSDIAGLRFSSYFNRESGHEEGMTAGVAVLTEMAVSAVAQATGIDWSQTGIQLKDMAVTPCGLTEKTQLDIRLYPLAGGELAYEIYGVTAATTEQELCMSGVAATFATVERRAEVLSLPAQEPLNKQECYEKLAALGRKDSAGQGLDWVITTAMQAFAGIHAPEGILSGPWMLHSAVLESCVEACLLWQEAATDNAALATVVSVSAVEIFDKMGSRMIARIANNTGNSFDIDLFTEEKVLSARIMGVCLQAATKKAVNTATHEVLTFEENWEPAILKTVAGGKTIRRLLCFLNGEAEQAAFEQALSGQVSGAAVEFVSAGNSYCQQSAHHYSMPADDRGSYTQLLENIYSTQGDIDGVIYMWEAASDLASIVYLIQALKGRDVRLVLGASLAGDLAAVHACSLIGFERSLGFVMPGLRLSVLYEADRLPVGVTVQHILQEWEQTGSVLYRGGTRYIKKISPSSLLSGQPVFRTGGVYLITGGFGGLGLLLAGYLSEKYKARLILTGRSALDARKHAVIKELESSGSRVIYIVGDVCDREAMKAGLKASCEVLGPLNGVLHAAGIEGGGSIADKDFRSFMEVVHPKIRGTVVLDELLEQEVLDFVCYFSSSSAILGDFGTCDYAVGNRFQMEYAAYRNSLVAAGKRHGQTVAINWPAWRDGGMGANDKSAAEMYLKSSGQNFLEISEGLQLLERILSSGKEQVLVINGNPDRVHRFLGLEEASEDILTEEVTVVAAGKGRRPEMKGLSVTACVTLDLREQIGDILKLSPQKIDPEENLVDMGYDSISLTKLATSLSKHYELEITPALFFGYATLNRLCDYFMKEHTEQMTLFYRGEVINTQQRLAETKRQPFPPSPAPVNRQGWPVHSPGTGPEPIAIIGISGRFPDARNVDEMWDILSGGKTAVGKIPADRFDWQSFGGDAVNNTEEINAIWCGNIPGVKEFDPLFFEISPREAETMDPRQRLLLQESWKALEDAGYGATQLKAGKVGVFVGVEQGDYQLITGGDALITSNHDAILAARISYFLNLDGPVVAINTACSSGLVAAHQACQSLRSTECDTAIAAGVSLILTPMSHVGMSKAGMLSEDGKCFVFDKRANGIVPGEAVVAVVLKRLSRALEDGDPVYGVIRGSGINYDGKTNGITAPSGIAQASLLKEIYDRNKINPEEITYVVTHGTGTKLGDPVEVNALNDAFKKYTDQQSYCALTSAKTNFGHTLAASGLVSLVNLVQAMRHNTIPASLHFEQKNDYIQWTSSPFYVNQQNQTWLPRAGKPLMGAVSAFGMSGTNAHMVVQAQEGAVRQQPQNLPYYLLPLSAKTAACLEEKISDMVVFLESGKADPVTMNELSYTLQQGRQHFNHRCVIVVANRQEAIDTWKLLLQQGSAANIFKGATGWETTKDDRLQQQVAALLAQSELERTVPAAYRNSVYILSDLYCKGYDINWTGLYGANTPARVHLPTYPFSRENYWVTADENKLTETNVIHPLLHQNTSDLSQLRFTTDFSAMETWLKYDGATVADQFFPGLAYLEMARAAATNGAVMAADNNRNGIQLSQVEWAWPLSMKALPMRLHTALFEEPDGIMGFEVYQTNEKDPEDPVVFCQGYASSFKSAGAPVIPLREIKEEWERKSADKLLIDLSQRGISGTARHPFIVDPVLIHRVLQSAAISIKGIDNKIGDLLPVSLQSLEIFEANKKPMWALLQFKEQHTTLHLNISLCDEEGGVSLRMNGLIAQLQ from the coding sequence ATGAATAAAGACGAGATTTTGATGGCTTATAAGAACGGGCAGTTTTCTACAGTTGAGGCGGCCGCTAAATTGCGGAAGTTGAAACAGGTGACGCATGATATGCCTCTTTCAGAAGGACAGCAGGGGTTATGGGCATTACAAAAAATAACCCCCGCATTAAGTGCCTATAATGTTCCTCTGTGCCTGCGTATCGGAACCTCACTGGATTTGCCTGCTTTGCAGCAAGCGTTTAATTTTTTGTTTATTCAACATCCTGTTCTGGCTACTTTGTTCAAAGAAGTAGACGGAAAGGTTTATCAGGTAACAGATACCGGGATAATACCGGAATTTCATCATAAAAGTGTTGCAGGCTGGAAAAAGGAGGATGTGGTTGTTTTTCTGAAAGAGCAGGCGAAACAACCTTTCTCGCTGGACAAAGGACCACTGGCACGGATGCATGTTGTATCCCTGGCAGGGAATGAACATTTTGTGATGATAACAGTTCATCATATTGTTTTTGATGGAGGTTCTATTTATCCGTTGCTGAAGACATTTATCGATGCTTATTTACAGTTGCTGTCGGGCAAGCGCCTCAAGCCCGTACCTGCTGTGGCAGACTTTATGAACTATGTGGCGTTGGAACAAACCATGTTATCCCATGATGCCGGAAGAAAGCAGCTGGTTTATTGGGAGGAGCAGCTGGGGGGAGAGCTGCCTAAGCTGGAATTGCCAGCGGATATACCCCGTGCCGTTTCGAATAACATGCATACCGAAAGCATCAGGATCACACTGCCTGCATCGCTCGCCAATAAGATCAGGACATTTGCAGTACAACAACAGCTGAACTTATCAGTTGTATTTCTGGGCATTTTTAAAGCACTATTGTATAGATATACCGGTGAGCCGGATATTATTGTAGGAATGCCTGTAACCGTGAGGCCGGAAGAGCGTTTTGATGCAATGGTAGGCTTATTCGTGAATATGGTCGCGGTGAGAAGCCGGCAGATGGACAGACTTACTTTTACGTCGTTTCTGAAACAATTGCAATTAACCCTGGCTGAAGGTGTGGATAATGCAGCTTATCCCTTTGCTTTATTGTTTAAACAGTTGAACGTATCCCGTGCAGATGCGGGAGCACCGATTTTCCAGGTAGCTTACGCCTATCAAAATGTTTTTGCCGCAGATGGGATACCAGCCCTTTTGGCAAATTATGATCATGTGCTTCCCCTGGAATGGGTGGAGGCAATTCATCAGGAGGCAGGATATGAGGTAGAGCTGGAGGTGTTTGAGCTGAAAGAGGGATTCGCCCTGCAACTGAAATACAATGCCAATGTATGGAGTTTTGACGCCATTTCTCAAATGATGGATCATTATCTGATGCTGGCGGAAGGAATTGTTGCTGATCCTGCATTAAAGTTACATGAGTATCCTTTATTATCTGCGGAGGCGGAAAGCAGCGTTAATGATTTGCTCCGGTCACCTGTGGCGCATCATCAGGATGATCGCTGTTTTCATGAAATGGTGACGGCGATCGCGGCTGCCAGGCCCGAAGCAATTGCTTTGCTGTACAAGGATTACAGTATTTCTTATAAAGAGTTGGAGGAACGGGCTAATCAGCTGGCTGCCTACCTGATAAGGCGAGGATTGAAACAGGAACAGCCGGTAGGTGTTTATCTGGACCGTTCGCCTGCAGCAGTCATTAGCTTTCTGGCTATTATTAAGGCAGGAGGTGTTTATCTACCATTGGATAGCGCTCATCCTTCAGATCGCCTGGAATTCATGATGAAGGATGCTGGTATGAAATTCCTGATTAGTGAAAGTGCTTTACAGGAACGGCTTCCGGATATTGGAGCAAGCCTTGTTTTGTTGGACCGCGATAACACGCTTATCCTGGAAGAGAAAAACTCGGCGCCACCATTGAAGATACCACTTACCGCACTTGCCTATATTATTTACACTTCGGGTTCTACCGGGATGCCGAAAGGAGTGATGGTGGAACATAAAGGACTGCCTAATCTGATCCGTGTACAAAATAATTTGTTCGGGGTAGGCAATAACAGTGCTGTTTTACAATTTGCTTCCCTGTGTTTTGACGCAGCGGTATGGGAAATTTGTATGGCGCTGGGACTGGGTTCCACGCTGGTGCTGGCAGATAAGGAGTCGCTTGTGCCCGGAGAAAAACTATTTGAAACGCTCACCCGTTATAAGGTGACGCATGTGACCCTGCCACCGAGTGTACTGGCGGTACTGCCCCAAAGGGAATTGCCGGCGCTTACAACTATTGTCGTAGCTGGCGAAGCTTGTCCCGATAAGCTGGTAAAGGAGTGGTCGACAGGCCGGAGGTTCTATAACGCATACGGACCTACCGAGTATACGGTATGTGCGTCTGTTTCTGCGGCTTTGGACGGAACCTGCAAACCGGATATTGGGAAGCCTGTTGACAATACACGTTTTTATATTCTTGACGCATATGGAAATTCACAGCCGGTGGGTATTCCGGGGGAATTATGTATCGGAGGCCGGGGACTCGCAAGAGGGTATATTAACAGACCTGAACTGCATAAGGAAAAATTTATCGCTGCCGGCGGGAACAATAAAATCAGTGAAAATATTTATAAGACCGGCGACATTGTCAGGCTATTGCATAATGGTAATGTTGAGTTTTTAGGAAGAATTGATACACAGGTAAAGGTACGGGGATTCAGGATCGAGCTGGAGGAAATAGAAAGCCATATCTGTACTTATTCAGGTATTCAAAACAGTGTAGTCGTGGTCAATAATCAGCAGGGGAATAACCAGCTGATAGCTTATTATACAGCGGACCCGGTTGCGGAAGTCAGTGATAATATAGCACAGGAATTACGGACGCATTTGTTGGCCGGACTGCCTGAATATATGGTGCCTCATGTATTTATAAAATTAACCTCCATTCCTTTAACTGTTAACGGAAAAATTGACAGAAAGGCTTTAGCCGGCAGAAAATTAAAAGTAAATAAACCGGCTACACAACCGGCGCCGCAATCGGGCCTGGAGAAGAAGATATTGGCCATATGGCAGGATATCCTGAAAACGACGCAGATAGGCATGGAAGACGGTTTCTTTGAGGCCGGCGGAGATTCTATTTCAGCTGTAATATTAGCCGAAAGAATCAGTAAGGAACTACATTGCGAGTTTACGCCAACTACGCTATTCAGGTATAGTAATATCCGCGAAATCAGCCAACATCTTTCAGCGCATAACCCTCTGGCCGATCGGGAGATAGAAAGAGGGGAGCAGGAAAAACCGGCGGAGTTTTCAGCACAACAGCAAAATGAGGCGCTCCCTGATTATTATAAAGATAGTGTTGCTATTATCGGAATGTCGTGCAGCTTTCCCGGAGCTGATAATAAAATAACATTTTGGGAAAACCTATGTGCGGGAAATGAAAGTCTTCGGTTCTTATCGGCTGAAGAATTGTCGGCACTTGGCATTGATCATAAAACTATCCATCACCCTGATCTGGTGGCGGTTCAGTCTCCAATAACGAATAAAGCCGGGTTTGATCCTGCGTTTTTTAATATTTCACCTAAGGATGCAGCATTGATGGACCCGCAGTTGAGGCATCTTTTGCTGCATTCATGGAGTGCTGTAGAAGATGCTGGATACCATATAAAGGAAGTAACAGATACCGGCGTATTTATGTCTGGCAGCAATAATATGTACCAGGGATTATTACCGGCAACAACTACCGGGCCTGCCAGGATAATGGAGGACTCAGATGAATATGTTTCGCTGCTGTTGGCGCAAGGTGGTACTATTCCTACAATGATTTCCTATAAGCTTGGATTAAAAGGTCCCAGTTTATTTGTACATGCCAACTGTTCCTCTTCCCTGGTGGCATTGCATACTGCTTATCAGCATTTGAGAAACGGGGAGATAAAACATGCATTAGTAGGCGGCGCCACTATTTTTGCCACTGACATGGCCGGATATATACATCAGCATGGCTTGAATTTTTCAAGTGATGGTCATTGTAAAACATTTGATGCCGCTGCAGATGGAATGGTTGCCGGAGAAGGAGCCGCCGTTGTTTTCCTGAAAAGGGCGGTGGACGCTGTAAATGATGGAGATCACATATATTCTTTACTCCGGGGAATAGCCCTTAACAATGATGGTGCTGATAAAGTTGGGTTTTATGCGCCCAGCGTGAAGGGACAGGCAGCTGTCATTAAAAACGTTTTAGAAACTACTAAAATTGATCCTGCATCCATTATCTACGTGGAAGCGCATGGTACCGGCACTAAATTGGGTGATCCTATCGAGCTGGCGGCATTGAGCGAAGTATATGAAACCTATACAGATAAAAAACAGTTCTGTGGTATTGGATCTGTAAAAACGAACATAGGACACCTTGATACAGCAGCGGGACTTGCGGGTTTCATAAAGCTGGCATTGGGATTACAGCATCGTTATATTCCTCCCACCATTAATTTCACTAATGCTAATAGGGACATTGATTTTGTTAACTCTCCGTTCTATGTAGCGGATAAAGCTATAAAACCGGCGCAAAGGGGTATTCCGGAAAGAGCTGCATTAAGTGCATTCGGTCTGGGAGGAACCAATGCCCATGCTATTCTGGAAGCATTTACGCCACTATCCGGCAGTCTGGATAGGGGGCAAGGTAATGACCGTACTTATATTATTCCGCTGTCTGCCAGAAACAAAGAAAGATTATTGGCATATGCCTCATTGATTTACTGGTTTGTTGCCAAAAAATGTAACAACGATCAGCTTGATCCTGTACTGTTAAGGGATGGTATACAAGCCATGGTAGCGCAGGCTACAGGAGTGGACAATAGCAGTATCGGCGCGGATCAGGACCTGAGTGAACTGGGCATGGATGCTTTTCGTATTTCCCGCCTGCTTCATGACATTAATGACAGATGGGGCGTAATGTTGGCTGTTAAAGACGTAACACAGTTTTTTACAATCGGCGATCTTGTTGCAGATGTAATGGGTCAGCGTTGTGCTGATGAAGTAGCTGTGGGCAGAAAAGAGGAATTCAGTTTGCCGGATTTTGCGTATACACTGCAAGTGGGAAGAGTGGTGATGGATTATCGCGTCGCTTTTTTAGTGGAAGAAGCTTCCGATCTGTTGACGCAACTCAGGCAGTTTGTGGCAGGGAATGAAACGGCTCCGCGTTGGTTTACGGGAGAGGGCAAGTCAGCTGCGGGCTCCGGGCAGTTAATCAAAAATGAGGAAGATGCCAGGGAACTGATGGAGAAATGGATAGAAAGGAAAAAGTTTGATAGGATCGCTGAATTATGGGCTGGAGGCTTTGCTGTTGAATGGGACCTGTTATACAAAGTATCCAGGCCCGGGAGAATGAGCCTGCCTACTTATCCCTTTATTATGGACCCTTATTGGGTGCCGGTAATGTCTGTCACGGTAAAAGATAATAATACAAACTACGGCAGGGAAGTGCTTCATCCCTTGTTGCATAAAAATACATCAGATATTGCTGGCCTGCGGTTCAGCAGTTATTTTAATCGTGAGAGTGGCCATGAGGAAGGTATGACAGCCGGTGTGGCCGTTTTAACAGAGATGGCCGTAAGTGCTGTGGCACAGGCCACTGGTATAGATTGGTCGCAGACCGGCATACAGCTAAAAGACATGGCTGTTACCCCTTGCGGGTTGACGGAAAAAACACAGTTGGATATCCGTTTGTATCCGTTAGCTGGAGGAGAATTGGCTTACGAGATATATGGTGTCACCGCAGCTACTACTGAACAGGAGTTGTGTATGAGCGGTGTGGCCGCAACGTTTGCCACTGTTGAGCGGCGTGCGGAAGTCCTGTCGCTGCCAGCTCAGGAACCGCTTAACAAACAGGAGTGTTATGAAAAGCTGGCGGCGTTGGGCAGGAAGGACAGTGCCGGACAGGGACTGGATTGGGTTATAACAACAGCCATGCAAGCATTTGCGGGTATTCATGCTCCGGAGGGAATATTATCTGGTCCGTGGATGCTGCATTCTGCTGTATTGGAAAGTTGCGTAGAGGCGTGTTTGTTATGGCAAGAAGCAGCTACAGATAACGCCGCTTTGGCCACTGTGGTATCCGTATCGGCCGTAGAGATATTTGATAAGATGGGCAGCCGTATGATAGCGCGGATAGCCAATAATACAGGCAATAGTTTTGATATAGACCTGTTTACGGAGGAAAAAGTACTGAGCGCACGGATAATGGGTGTGTGTCTTCAGGCAGCGACGAAAAAAGCAGTTAATACTGCTACACACGAAGTGCTCACTTTTGAAGAAAACTGGGAGCCGGCGATATTAAAAACAGTAGCCGGAGGCAAAACTATCAGGAGGTTGTTATGTTTCCTTAACGGGGAGGCGGAGCAGGCAGCTTTTGAACAGGCCTTATCCGGTCAGGTTAGTGGCGCCGCTGTGGAGTTTGTGTCCGCGGGGAATAGCTATTGTCAGCAGAGTGCCCATCATTACAGTATGCCGGCAGATGATAGGGGAAGTTACACTCAATTACTGGAAAACATTTATAGCACACAGGGAGATATAGATGGGGTGATATATATGTGGGAGGCGGCATCAGATTTGGCGTCCATCGTTTATCTCATCCAGGCGCTGAAGGGCAGGGATGTGCGTTTGGTATTAGGTGCGAGCCTGGCAGGAGACCTGGCAGCTGTCCATGCTTGCTCATTGATAGGTTTTGAGCGGTCGCTGGGATTTGTAATGCCAGGCCTGCGTTTGTCTGTATTGTATGAGGCAGATCGGTTGCCGGTAGGTGTAACGGTGCAGCATATATTACAGGAATGGGAACAAACAGGCAGCGTTTTATATCGCGGCGGTACCCGTTACATAAAAAAAATAAGCCCCTCCTCTTTATTATCCGGCCAGCCGGTATTTAGGACGGGTGGCGTGTATCTGATTACGGGCGGTTTTGGTGGCCTGGGTCTTTTACTGGCAGGTTACTTATCTGAAAAGTATAAGGCCCGTTTGATCCTCACTGGACGTTCAGCCCTGGATGCACGGAAACATGCTGTCATAAAGGAGCTGGAATCATCAGGCAGCCGCGTAATATATATTGTTGGGGATGTGTGCGATCGTGAAGCCATGAAGGCAGGCCTAAAGGCCTCCTGCGAAGTATTGGGGCCGTTAAACGGGGTGTTGCATGCTGCTGGTATTGAAGGCGGTGGTAGTATTGCGGATAAGGATTTCCGTTCTTTTATGGAGGTGGTTCATCCAAAGATCAGGGGTACTGTGGTATTGGATGAATTGTTGGAGCAGGAAGTCCTTGACTTTGTATGTTATTTTTCGTCATCGTCAGCTATCCTGGGAGATTTTGGTACCTGTGACTATGCGGTGGGCAACCGTTTCCAGATGGAATATGCGGCATACCGTAACAGCCTGGTGGCCGCCGGCAAACGGCATGGACAAACCGTTGCTATCAATTGGCCGGCATGGAGAGATGGAGGTATGGGAGCAAATGACAAATCAGCTGCCGAGATGTACCTCAAATCAAGCGGACAAAATTTTCTGGAGATCAGCGAAGGATTGCAGCTGCTGGAGCGGATCTTGTCATCCGGTAAAGAACAGGTACTGGTAATAAATGGTAATCCGGACCGGGTACATCGTTTTCTGGGCCTGGAAGAGGCTTCGGAAGATATATTAACAGAAGAGGTAACAGTGGTTGCTGCGGGCAAAGGGCGCAGGCCGGAGATGAAAGGACTCTCAGTAACGGCCTGTGTAACACTGGACCTGCGTGAGCAAATAGGTGATATACTAAAATTATCTCCCCAAAAAATCGACCCGGAAGAGAACCTGGTGGATATGGGATATGATTCTATCAGCCTGACTAAACTGGCTACATCACTCAGTAAGCATTATGAGCTGGAGATAACACCCGCCCTGTTTTTTGGATATGCAACGTTGAATAGACTGTGTGATTATTTCATGAAAGAGCACACAGAACAAATGACGTTATTTTATCGCGGGGAGGTGATAAATACTCAACAAAGGCTGGCTGAAACAAAACGACAACCTTTTCCGCCATCCCCGGCGCCTGTCAACCGGCAAGGCTGGCCGGTACATTCACCGGGTACAGGTCCGGAGCCCATTGCTATCATCGGTATCAGCGGCCGTTTTCCGGATGCCCGTAACGTAGATGAGATGTGGGATATTTTATCCGGTGGTAAAACCGCCGTGGGAAAAATACCTGCCGACAGATTCGACTGGCAGTCATTTGGGGGAGATGCTGTTAATAATACCGAAGAAATCAATGCTATATGGTGCGGTAATATACCTGGTGTAAAAGAGTTTGATCCTTTATTTTTTGAGATATCGCCACGGGAGGCAGAAACGATGGACCCCCGTCAGCGTTTGTTATTGCAGGAATCCTGGAAAGCGCTGGAAGATGCCGGTTATGGCGCCACACAGCTGAAGGCCGGGAAAGTAGGTGTGTTTGTAGGCGTGGAGCAAGGCGATTATCAGCTGATAACTGGTGGAGATGCTTTAATAACGTCCAATCACGATGCAATACTGGCAGCCCGGATATCGTATTTTTTGAACCTGGATGGCCCTGTGGTGGCTATCAATACGGCTTGTTCATCCGGATTGGTGGCGGCGCACCAGGCGTGTCAGAGCCTGAGAAGTACGGAGTGCGATACGGCTATTGCTGCCGGCGTAAGCCTTATTCTTACGCCGATGTCGCATGTTGGTATGAGCAAGGCTGGTATGTTATCTGAGGATGGCAAATGTTTTGTGTTTGATAAACGGGCAAACGGTATCGTGCCTGGTGAGGCCGTGGTGGCGGTGGTGCTGAAGCGTCTTTCCCGTGCGCTGGAAGATGGCGATCCGGTGTATGGCGTTATCAGGGGCAGTGGTATCAATTATGATGGTAAAACCAATGGTATTACGGCTCCCAGCGGAATAGCGCAAGCCAGTCTGCTGAAAGAAATTTATGACAGGAATAAAATAAACCCTGAAGAAATAACATATGTGGTGACACACGGAACGGGAACCAAACTGGGAGACCCCGTGGAAGTGAACGCATTGAATGACGCGTTTAAGAAATATACCGACCAACAATCTTACTGTGCACTTACTTCTGCCAAAACAAATTTTGGACATACTTTGGCCGCTTCGGGCCTGGTAAGCCTTGTCAACCTGGTACAGGCAATGCGTCATAACACCATTCCGGCGAGCCTGCATTTTGAACAGAAGAACGACTACATACAGTGGACATCCAGTCCATTTTACGTTAACCAGCAGAACCAGACATGGTTACCACGGGCGGGTAAGCCGCTCATGGGCGCAGTCAGCGCTTTTGGTATGAGTGGCACCAATGCGCATATGGTAGTTCAGGCGCAGGAAGGTGCTGTGCGGCAGCAGCCACAGAATTTACCGTATTATCTTCTGCCGTTATCCGCAAAAACAGCTGCATGCCTTGAAGAAAAAATCAGCGATATGGTTGTTTTCCTGGAAAGTGGCAAAGCGGATCCGGTAACCATGAATGAGCTGAGTTATACGTTGCAGCAGGGGCGACAGCATTTCAACCACCGTTGCGTTATTGTGGTCGCTAACCGGCAGGAAGCTATCGATACCTGGAAGTTGTTGTTGCAACAGGGAAGCGCGGCCAATATTTTTAAAGGAGCTACCGGATGGGAGACAACAAAAGATGACAGGTTGCAACAACAGGTAGCTGCGCTGCTGGCGCAAAGTGAACTGGAACGTACTGTTCCCGCAGCTTACCGCAACAGTGTCTATATATTATCTGATCTATACTGTAAGGGATATGATATAAACTGGACCGGATTGTATGGCGCCAATACCCCGGCACGTGTCCATCTGCCTACTTATCCATTCTCAAGAGAAAACTATTGGGTAACGGCGGATGAAAATAAGCTAACAGAAACAAACGTAATCCATCCATTATTGCATCAAAATACTTCCGATCTGTCGCAACTGCGGTTTACAACTGATTTCAGCGCCATGGAGACATGGTTGAAATATGATGGTGCTACAGTCGCTGATCAGTTTTTCCCGGGATTGGCTTACCTGGAAATGGCGCGGGCTGCGGCAACAAATGGGGCTGTCATGGCTGCGGATAACAACAGGAATGGCATACAGCTGTCACAGGTGGAATGGGCCTGGCCGCTATCAATGAAGGCTTTGCCGATGCGGTTACACACTGCCCTGTTCGAAGAACCTGATGGTATCATGGGATTCGAAGTTTACCAAACGAATGAAAAAGATCCGGAAGATCCGGTAGTGTTTTGCCAGGGGTATGCATCTTCCTTTAAATCTGCTGGAGCTCCTGTTATTCCGCTCCGGGAAATAAAAGAGGAGTGGGAACGGAAATCAGCAGATAAGCTGTTGATTGATCTTTCACAACGGGGTATTTCCGGAACGGCACGACATCCCTTTATTGTGGACCCTGTTTTAATACATAGAGTACTGCAATCCGCAGCTATATCGATAAAGGGCATCGATAACAAAATCGGCGATCTCTTGCCGGTTTCATTACAGTCACTTGAAATATTTGAGGCAAATAAAAAACCTATGTGGGCTTTACTTCAATTTAAAGAACAGCATACAACGCTGCATCTTAATATCTCTTTGTGTGATGAAGAGGGAGGCGTAAGTCTTCGTATGAATGGTCTGATAGCCCAGTTGCAATAA